The following proteins are encoded in a genomic region of Maribacter hydrothermalis:
- a CDS encoding polysaccharide biosynthesis/export family protein: MIKFNRFLFVSLSVLIFTSCASRKDVVFFQDMADFETLVNDNTDSYRFKVDDVVSIHISTLDPEASLPFNLFKGSEVAGSRPEQVDYIIDKEGNIDFPVLGSVKIDGLSPTDVKVLLKEKLSDYLKNPIVNIRLKNFTVTVLGAVNNPGTYPVNGEQISILEALGLAGDLNIKGRRDNVLVLREFNGTKVSNHIDLTSKKALDSPVYYLTQNDVIYVEPNKSGITSSNLDNRTSNAISIASIIITSTVLILTQRN; the protein is encoded by the coding sequence ATGATAAAGTTTAACCGTTTTTTATTTGTAAGTCTTAGTGTTTTAATTTTTACTTCTTGTGCATCTAGAAAAGACGTGGTGTTTTTTCAAGATATGGCAGATTTTGAAACATTAGTTAACGATAATACAGATTCTTATAGATTTAAAGTCGATGATGTCGTAAGTATTCATATCTCAACACTAGATCCAGAAGCAAGCTTGCCATTTAATTTATTTAAGGGGTCGGAAGTGGCGGGATCAAGACCGGAACAAGTTGATTATATAATTGATAAAGAAGGAAATATTGATTTTCCGGTATTAGGATCTGTGAAAATAGACGGATTAAGCCCAACTGATGTAAAAGTACTTTTAAAAGAAAAACTTTCAGATTACCTAAAAAATCCAATTGTTAACATACGATTAAAGAATTTTACGGTTACAGTTTTAGGTGCGGTTAATAATCCTGGAACATATCCTGTAAATGGAGAACAAATTTCAATACTAGAAGCGCTTGGATTGGCCGGTGATTTAAATATAAAAGGTAGACGAGATAATGTTCTTGTGCTAAGGGAGTTCAATGGTACAAAAGTTTCTAATCATATAGATCTAACATCAAAAAAAGCATTGGATTCACCAGTATACTACCTTACTCAGAACGATGTAATTTATGTAGAACCTAATAAATCTGGAATTACTTCTTCCAATTTAGATAATAGAACTTCAAATGCAATTTCAATTGCCTCAATCATTATTACATCTACAGTTTTAATATTGACTCAAAGAAATTAA